A region of Reichenbachiella carrageenanivorans DNA encodes the following proteins:
- a CDS encoding lactonase family protein has product MTTKFISVKSWLSIGLVLLVGMMSHGLCQPTTYLMVGSYTGGVAADGIYVYQFDSATGELTEVHREGGLVNPSFITIAPNGQYLYACTDTKLKTSGSISAFSIDTRSGKLKYINKQTTDARNPVHVTVDRDNKYVVSSNYSETSLTIFRPNTDGSLPPYTQRMTFSGKSIVSGRQEGSHLHSAGFDPTNQYLFAPDLGTDQIRAFSFAADGSLQAADHFTVANKPGSGPRHFTFSPDGRFAYCVEELSGTVSTFRYANGQWKEIDSDLTQLSPADDYASADIHISPDGLFLYASNRAELNNISIFKIDQTNGTLSLLTTQPVGGKHPRSFVIDPSGQFLISANQNSGNLVVFKRDTNTGLLTQTATEIQVNSPSSLKMITYQN; this is encoded by the coding sequence ATGACCACAAAATTTATCAGTGTCAAATCATGGCTGTCGATCGGCCTCGTGCTTTTAGTAGGGATGATGAGTCATGGACTTTGCCAGCCCACTACCTATCTGATGGTGGGGTCATATACTGGAGGTGTAGCTGCAGATGGTATTTATGTTTATCAATTCGATTCGGCTACTGGTGAGTTGACCGAAGTACATAGAGAAGGAGGGTTGGTCAACCCGTCCTTTATCACCATAGCCCCTAATGGCCAATACCTATACGCCTGTACCGATACCAAGCTAAAAACCAGCGGTTCTATTTCTGCTTTTAGCATAGATACACGGAGTGGAAAGCTCAAGTATATCAACAAACAAACCACAGACGCAAGAAACCCAGTTCATGTGACTGTGGATCGCGACAATAAATACGTCGTCAGTTCCAATTATAGTGAAACCAGCCTCACGATTTTTCGACCAAATACGGACGGTAGCCTACCTCCCTATACCCAAAGAATGACTTTCAGTGGCAAGAGCATAGTGTCAGGTAGGCAAGAGGGGTCTCATCTACATTCCGCTGGATTCGACCCTACTAATCAGTACCTTTTTGCACCCGATTTGGGCACAGACCAGATTCGTGCATTCTCCTTTGCGGCAGATGGTAGCTTGCAAGCCGCCGATCACTTCACAGTAGCCAACAAGCCTGGTAGTGGCCCAAGGCATTTTACCTTTAGTCCTGATGGGCGGTTTGCCTATTGTGTAGAAGAATTGAGCGGAACGGTAAGCACGTTTCGGTATGCCAATGGCCAATGGAAGGAGATCGACTCAGATCTGACACAGCTCAGTCCAGCAGACGATTATGCGTCCGCAGATATTCATATTTCGCCAGATGGGCTGTTTCTCTATGCGTCTAACCGAGCAGAGCTAAATAATATTTCTATTTTCAAGATAGATCAAACCAACGGCACACTCTCTCTGCTGACTACTCAGCCTGTGGGAGGAAAACACCCTAGAAGCTTTGTGATAGATCCCTCAGGTCAGTTTTTGATATCAGCCAATCAAAATTCAGGAAACCTAGTGGTCTTTAAAAGAGATACCAATACAGGGCTGTTGACCCAAACAGCTACAGAAATTCAGGTTAATTCTCCTTCTAGTTTGAAAATGATTACTTACCAAAATTAA
- a CDS encoding DUF4861 domain-containing protein, which produces MKKYLLVMLATVHLVGCGEHDSDKKITVSNNQSFARSGEVVSISAESVGLHDGQVLTDFGIANDKGVLELIQYVDDNKDGIADRVLFQPSVPANAKAVYTLLKLNEDDTLPTSENECYSRFVPERTDDYAWENDKVAFRTYGPTAQQMVEDSVKGGTLTSGMDCWLKRVEYPVINKWYKKYTEKTGSYHRDTGEGLDNFHVGASRGCGGIAIKNGDEYKTSKNFTAYETLATGPMSTSFVLDYAPWEIAEGKNVKTSKLISLDKGSHLSRVEVSVAGSDVISAGLTLHQNDGEVKVDSLGGWITYWQPHGRNSRLATAIVASPGTFLGYEKVVTDVKDLSNVYAHLSVNDGKAIYYTGFFWEKSNHFDSVEQWYDYLSQYAQQLANPLTVAVD; this is translated from the coding sequence ATGAAAAAGTATTTGCTAGTAATGCTAGCCACCGTCCATTTGGTAGGATGTGGTGAGCATGATTCAGACAAGAAAATTACGGTTTCGAATAACCAGTCTTTTGCCAGATCGGGTGAAGTAGTTTCGATATCTGCGGAATCTGTAGGTCTACATGACGGTCAAGTCTTGACCGATTTTGGCATTGCCAACGATAAGGGAGTATTGGAGCTGATCCAATATGTGGATGACAACAAGGATGGTATCGCCGATCGAGTGCTTTTCCAGCCCAGCGTACCCGCAAATGCAAAGGCTGTTTATACTCTCCTAAAATTAAATGAAGATGATACGCTTCCTACCAGTGAAAATGAATGCTATTCTAGATTTGTGCCTGAGCGCACAGATGATTATGCTTGGGAAAACGATAAGGTAGCTTTTCGTACCTACGGGCCTACTGCACAGCAGATGGTAGAAGACAGTGTGAAAGGCGGAACCTTGACCAGTGGGATGGATTGTTGGCTTAAAAGGGTAGAGTACCCTGTGATCAATAAATGGTATAAAAAATACACAGAAAAGACAGGAAGCTATCACCGAGATACGGGAGAGGGGTTGGACAACTTCCATGTAGGAGCGAGTCGTGGCTGTGGAGGCATTGCCATCAAAAATGGTGACGAGTATAAGACTTCAAAAAACTTTACGGCATATGAAACATTAGCCACTGGCCCAATGTCTACCTCATTTGTGTTGGACTATGCTCCATGGGAGATTGCCGAGGGTAAAAACGTAAAGACGTCTAAGTTGATTTCGTTAGATAAAGGGAGTCATCTCAGTAGAGTAGAGGTGAGCGTAGCTGGTAGCGATGTGATCAGCGCTGGTCTTACCCTGCATCAAAACGATGGAGAAGTGAAAGTAGACTCTTTGGGAGGGTGGATTACTTACTGGCAGCCTCATGGTAGAAACAGTCGGTTGGCTACAGCCATAGTGGCTAGCCCAGGCACTTTCTTGGGTTATGAAAAGGTGGTGACAGACGTCAAAGATCTAAGCAATGTCTATGCACATTTGTCTGTGAATGACGGAAAAGCCATTTACTACACTGGTTTTTTCTGGGAAAAGAGCAATCATTTCGACAGTGTGGAGCAATGGTATGACTACTTAAGCCAATATGCACAGCAGTTGGCTAATCCGCTGACGGTAGCTGTAGACTAA